In one window of Scylla paramamosain isolate STU-SP2022 chromosome 36, ASM3559412v1, whole genome shotgun sequence DNA:
- the LOC135091120 gene encoding spectrin beta chain-like isoform X26 gives MERKEARKDSTSSSSSSSSSSSSSSSSSKEEIFEEAKEGKEADQEEQQYSSDRDTWRDSLNQAWMESLGEIGEKSHNVQVTNGTTGQSTAVEVTQQSSSSAGDRVLTTRVSQDSFVDYGGQILTMQVSQESFSSNGGQVSMTQASQEVSSCAGGQILTKQISQESCSSASGQVTVMQVSKEVFSSATGQVLTSQVSRESHGSASGQVSVTQDAQGSSSTPRRGLLMTQLSRESLGSAGGRVSKRQVSRESSTNSETVTSYGQQTQHIQVVSSSHKRSHRSSSSSSLDGVEGKDQIGHRRKRLSASEYSSHESDSGGSSSTPISPLSAKPPELQQIIRQSASSSGIAEETNLPPAGEEPVLSEMKFELSSWPSRSESVRKVKVMAHKPVKRSITSDPSVQHIYTGAMERHIKELKDERESVQKKTFMKWVNSHLVRVSTRIGDLYVDLRDGKQLLKLLEILSGERLPRPTKGKMRIHCLENVDKALQFLRDQRVHLENMGSHDIVDGNARLTLGLIWTIILRFQIQDITIEETENQETKSAKDALLLWCQMKTAGYHNVNIRNFTTSWRDGLAFNAIIHKHRPDLVQYEKLSRSNPIHNLNNAFTTAENKLGLTKLLDAEDIFVEQPDEKSIITYVVTYYHYFSKLKQETVQGKRIGKVVGIAMENDRMIKEYENLTSDLLKWIETTIESLNDRAFANSLTGVQTQLTQFNTYRTVEKPPKFVEKGNLEVLLFTLQSKMRANNQKPYLPKEGKMISDINKAWERLEKAEHERELALREELIRQEKLEQLAARFNRKAGMRETWLSENQRLVSQDNFGFDLAAVEAAAKKHEAIETDIFAYEERVQAVVAVAQELEAENYHDIERINARKDNVLRLWNYLLELLRLRRMRLELSLQLQQNFQEMIYILDSMEDMKVRLLSEDYGKHLMGVEDLLQKHSLLEADINVLGERVKTVIEHSQRFLDDEQVEGYRPCDPSIVLERVQQLEDAYGELVKLAVERRLRLEESRKLWQFYWDMAEEENWIKEKEQILSTSDIGHDLITVNLLLTKHKTVEEELSSHEPQLMACVKIGEELIAQQHFGSDKIQERIDEIMGMWNNLKEKSANRKKRLTDAVDLHQFYTEADDVDTWMLDILRLVSSEDTGRDEATVQSLLKKHKDVTEELKNYATTIEALHQQASELNEIDRESPDVVERLASIDRRYKELLELAKMRKQRLLDALSLYKLFTEADGVEQWIGEKERMLQTMVPAKDIEDCEIMKHRYEGFEQEMNANASRVAVVNQLARQLLHVEHPNSEDIVARQNQLNQRWAELREKAENKREELNSAHGVQTFHIECRETVLWIEDKKRVLMETADLGTDLSGIMTLQRRLSGMERDLAAIQAKLDSLEREADKISQEHPEEAELIRERVEQIRAVWDQLTQLLKERDAKLEEAGDLHRFLRDLDHFQAWLTKTMTDVASEDIPSNLAEAEKLLSQHQSIREEIDNYTEDYTKMMEYGERITAEDVTPADDAQYMFLRERLKALKDGWAELHQMWENRQQLLSQSLNLQMFLRDAKQGEVLLSQQEHYLSKDETPTNLEQAENLIKRHEAFLTTMEANDEKINGICQFAQRLLDEGHYAVDKIQKKAENIEERRQQNRERALEQMERLRDQLQVHQFLQDCEELNDWVQEKHIIAQDESYRSAKTVHSKWTRHQAFEAEIASNKDRLVRVQQAGEELVKEKPEMAEMIGPKISELNQHFEDLESTTKEKGERLFDANRQVLYEQTCDDIDTWMSDLEKQIEGGDTGMDLTSVNILMQKQHLIETQMAVKAKQVEQLESQADYLQRMDPEKTDKVKSMKAKVEAKFESLKAPLLDRNEALNKKKEAFQFRRDVEDEKLWIQEKMPQATSSEYGNSLFTVHMLKKKLQSLSTEIDNHEPRINLVCENGRKLIEAGHTDADEFHKLLEELLDDWAKLKDAMEFRRSKLMVSEKAQQYLFDASEAEVWMSEQELYMMVEDRGKDELSAQNLMKKHQSLESDVTDYAETIRQLGETARHLISEEHPDSEQISKRQSQIDKLYAGLRDLAVERRSKLDEALKLFMLNREVDDLEQWIAEREVVAGSHELGQDYDHVTMLRDRFKDFARDTETIGNERVAAVNEIADQLISAGHSDAATIAEWKDGLNESWADLLELIETRTQMLAASWELHKFFHDCKDVLSRILEKQNSISDELGRDAGSVSALQRKHQNFVQDLVMLQQQVQQIQDDSSKLQAAYAGDKAREITNREAEVVSAWLNLQGMCEDRRVKLSDTGDLFKFFNMVRTLILWMDDVIRQMNTTEKPRDVSGVELLMNNHQSLKAEVDAREDNFNVCVSLGKELLARNHYATPEIKEKLMSLSNQRINMLQRWEERWEHLQLILEVYQFARDASVAECWLMAQEPYLVSAEFGRSIDEVENLIKKHEAFEKACSAQEERFAALERLTTFELKELKRKQEEEEEERQRQEELARQAAAPPPQSPDQPTDGVDGSGEDSHLNGEEHDESREAPKHPPSVAPSATATSAVAPSAPAPAKEERPSPTGDEDQLEGSLVRKHEWESTTKKASNRSWDKLFLVLRGNTLFFYKDRKSYQAAPEVYFRAEIPCDLSGGQASVADDYTKKKHVLRLRLVSGSEYLFQAKDEEELNTWVAALQVATSAEGSAGPSRSQTLPAGSEKKDEPKRRSFFTLKKK, from the exons atggagagaaaggaagcaaggaaggactCAACGAGCTCCAGCAGCAGTagctccagcagcagcagcagcagcagcagcagcagtaaggaGGAGATATTTGAGGAAgccaaggaagggaaggaagcagaccaggaggagcagcagtacAGCTCAGATAGAGATACATGGAGGGATTCTCTCAACCAGGCATGGATGGAGTCCCTTGGAGAAATTGGTGAAAAGTCCCACAATGTTCAGGTCACTAATGGCACCACTGGTCAGAGCACAGCAGTGGAGGTGACCCAGCAGTCTTCCAGCAGTGCTGGCGACCGAGTGCTGACAACACGGGTCTCTCAGGATTCCTTTGTTGACTATGGTGGTCAGATCTTGACAATGCAGGTCTCCCAGGAGTCCTTCAGCAGTAATGGTGGGCAGGTCTCCATGACTCAGGCTTCTCAGGAGGTCTCTAGCTGTGCCGGTGGCCAGATCCTAACAAAGCAGATCTCTCAGGAGTCATGTAGCAGTGCCAGTGGTCAAGTCACAGTGATGCAAGTGTCAAAGGAGGTTTTTAGCAGTGCCACTGGACAAGTGTTGACCTCGCAGGTTTCTCGAGAGTCGCATGGCAGTGCCAGCGGCCAGGTGTCGGTGACACAGGACGCTCAAGGGTCCAGCAGCACTCCACGTCGTGGACTCTTGATGACACAGTTATCTCGAGAATCACTGGGCAGTGCTGGTGGTCGGGTCTCCAAAAGGCAAGTGTCCCGAGAGTCCTCCACCAACAGTGAGACAGTGACATCATATGGCCAGCAGACGCAGCACATCCAGGTGGTGTCCAGCAGCCACAAGAGGAGCCACAGGTCCTCCAGCAGCTCATCCCTAGATGGAGTGGAAGGCAAGGATCAGATAGGCCACAGAAGGAAGAGGTTGAGTGCAAGCGAGTATTCAAGTCATGAGTCTGATAGTGGTGGCTCCAGCAGCACACCTATCTCGCCTCTGAGCGCCAAACCCCCCGAGCTGCAGCAGATAATAAGGCAGTCTGCGTCGTCCTCCGGCATTGCAGAGGAGACGAACCTTCCTCCTGCAGGCGAAGAACCAGTGCTCAGTGAGATGAAGTTTGAGCTGTCAAGTTGGCCTTCCAGGAGTGAGTCAGTGCGCAAAGTTAAGGTGATGGCACACAAGCCTGTCAAGAGGTCCATCACCAGCGACCCGTCCGTGCAGCACATTTACACAGGTGCTATGGAGCGTCACATTAAAGAGCTCAAAG ATGAGCgagagagtgtgcagaagaaGACCTTCATGAAGTGGGTCAACTCGCACCTGGTCCGGGTCAGCACACGCATCGGGGACCTGTACGTTGACCTACGCGATGGCAAGCAGCTCCTCAAACTGCTGGAGATCCTGTCAGGGGAGCGGCTG CCACGACCCACcaagggaaagatgaggatCCACTGCCTGGAGAATGTGGACAAGGCTCTGCAGTTCCTGCGAGACCAGCGGGTGCACCTGGAGAACATGGGCTCCCATGACATAGTGGACGGCAATGCCCGCCTCACCCTCGGCCTCATCTGGACCATCATCCTCCGCTTCCAGATCCAGGACATCACCATTGAGGAGACAGAGAACCAGGAGACAAAGAGCGCCAAGGATGCTCTCCTCCTGTGGTGCCAGATGAAGACTGCTGGCTACCACAACGTCAACATCAGGAACTTCACCACCTCCTGGAGGGACGGTCTTGCCTTCAACGCCATCATCCACAAGCACCGTCCAGACCTGGTGCAGTATGAGAAGCTGTCACGTTCAAACCCCATCCACAACCTCAACAATGCCTTCACTACAGCTGAAAACAAACTTGGCCTCACAAAACTTTTAGATGCCGAAGATATTTTTGTTGAGCAGCCTGACGAGAAGTCCATCATCACTTATGTCGTcacctactaccactacttctccAAACTAAAGCAGGAGACTGTGCAGGGCAAGCGTATTGGCAAGGTAGTTGGCATCGCAATGGAGAATGACAGGATGATCAAGGAATATGAGAATCTGACCTCGGATCTTCTGAAGTGGATTGAGACAACAATCGAGAGCCTCAATGACCGAGCTTTTGCTAACTCCCTGACAGGAGTACAGACTCAGCTGACACAGTTCAACACCTACCGCACAGTGGAGAAGCCTCCCAAGTTTGTGGAGAAAGGTAACCTTGAAGTGCTACTCTTCACTCTGCAATCCAAGATGAGAGCCAACAACCAGAAGCCGTACCTGCCAAAGGAGGGCAAGATGATCAGCGACATCAACAAGGCCTGGGAGCGCCTGGAGAAGGCTGAGCATGAGAGGGAGCTGGCTCTGAGAGAGGAACTGATTCGCCAAGAAAAACTGGAGCAGCTGGCTGCAAGGTTCAACCGCAAGGCTGGGATGAGAGAGACTTGGCTGTCTGAGAATCAGCGCCTTGTCTCCCAGGACAACTTTGGCTTTGACCTGGCAGCTGTGGAAGCCGCCGCCAAGAAGCACGAGGCCATTGAGACAGACATCTTTGCCTATGAGGAGCGAGTGCAGGCTGTTGTTGCCGTGGCACAAGAGTTGGAGGCGGAGAACTATCATGACATTGAGCGCATCAATGCCAGGAAGGACAATGTTCTCCGATTATGGAATTACCTGCTTGAACTGCTGCGTCTCCGCCGCATGAGGCTGGAACTGTCCCTGCAGCTGCAGCAGAACTTCCAGGAGATGATTTACATCCTGGACTCCATGGAGGACATGAAGGTGCGCCTCCTGAGCGAAGACTACGGCAAACACCTCATGGGTGTGGAGGACCTGCTGCAGAAACATTCCCTCCTGGAGGCAGACATCAACGTGCTGGGTGAGCGCGTGAAGACAGTCATTGAACACTCCCAGAGGTTCCTGGATGATGAGCAGGTGGAGGGCTACCGGCCCTGTGACCCATCCATCGTGCTGGAGCGTGTGCAGCAGCTGGAGGACGCCTACGGTGAGCTGGTGAAGCTGGCCGTGGAGCGCAGGCTGCGTCTGGAGGAGTCCCGCAAGCTGTGGCAGTTCTACTGGGACATGGCAGAGGAAGAGAACTGGATCAAGGAAAAGGAACAGATTCTGTCCACCTCAGACATTGGGCATGATCTGATCACTGTCAACTTGCTACTCACCAAGCACAAGACTGTGGAAGAGGAGCTTTCTTCTCATGAGCCACAGCTTATGGCTTGTGTCAAGATTGGAGAAGAACTCATTGCACAGCAGCACTTTGGTTCTGACAAGATTCAGGAGAGAATTGATGAAATTATGGGCATGTGGAACAACCTTAAGGAGAAGTCAGCCAACCGCAAGAAGCGGCTGACAGATGCCGTGGACCTGCACCAGTTCTACACTGAGGCTGATGACGTGGACACCTGGATGCTGGATATCCTGCGCCTGGTCTCCAGCGAGGACACCGGCAGGGATGAGGCTACCGTTCAGTCTCTCCTCAAGAAACACAAGGACGTCACAGAAGAGTTGAAGAATTATGCCACAACCATTGAGGCTCTTCACCAGCAGGCCTCAGAACTCAATGAAATTGACAGGGAATCACCTGATGTGGTTGAGAGGCTTGCTTCCATTGACAGAAGGTACAAGGAACTGTTAGAACTGGCTAAGATGAGGAAGCAGAGGCTGCTTGATGCTCTGTCACTGTACAAGCTGTTCACTGAGGCTGATGGAGTGGAGCAATGGATTGGGGAGAAGGAGCGCATGCTGCAGACCATGGTGCCAGCCAAGGACATTGAGGACTGTGAGATTATGAAGCACAGATATGAAGGATTTGAACAAGAAATGAATGCCAATGCAAGCCGTGTGGCCGTGGTGAACCAACTTGCTCGCCAGCTGCTGCACGTGGAACATCCAAATTCAGAAGACATCGTTGCCCGCCAGAACCAGCTGAACCAGAGGTGGGCAGAGCTCAGAGAAAAGGCTGAGAACAAGCGTGAAGAACTCAACTCTGCCCACGGTGTTCAGACATTCCACATTGAATGCAGAGAAACAGTTCTGTGGATTGAGGACAAGAAGAGAGTCCTGATGGAGACTGCTGATCTGGGAACTGACCTGAGCGGCATCATGACCCTGCAGCGTCGCCTGTCTGGCATGGAGCGTGACCTTGCTGCTATCCAGGCCAAGCTGGACTCTCTGGAAAGGGAAGCCGATAAGATCAGCCAGGAGCATCCCGAGGAGGCTGAACTCATCCGTGAGCGCGTCGAACAGATCCGTGCCGTGTGGGACCAGCTGACACAGCTGCTGAAGGAGCGTGATGCCAAGCTGGAGGAGGCTGGCGACCTCCACCGCTTCCTGCGCGACCTTGACCACTTCCAGGCCTGGTTGACCAAGACCATGACTGATGTGGCTTCAGAAGATATTCCATCTAACCTTGCAGAAGCAGAGAAGCTGCTGAGCCAGCACCAGTCTATCCGAGAGGAGATTGACAACTACACAGAAGATTACACAAAGATGATGGAGTATGGTGAGCGCATCACTGCAGAAGATGTCACTCCAGCAGACGATGCCCAGTATATGTTCCTGAGGGAGCGTCTCAAGGCCCTGAAGGATGGCTGGGCCGAGCTTCACCAGATGTGGGAGAACAGACAGCAGCTCTTATCTCAGTCTCTCAACTTGCAAATGTTCTTGCGAGATGCCAAGCAGGGAGAGGTGCTCCTAAGTCAGCAAGAACACTACCTGAGCAAGGATGAGACTCCTACCAACCTTGAACAGGCAGAAAACCTTATTAAGAGACATGAAGCCTTCCTCACCACCATGGAGGCAAATGATGAGAAAATCAATGGAATTTGTCAGTTTGCACAGAGGCTGCTAGATGAGGGACACTATGCTGTCGACAAGATCCAGAAGAAGGCAGAGAACATTGAGGAGAGGCGGCAGCAGAACAGAGAACGGGCCTTGGAGCAAATGGAACGATTACGGGACCAACTGCAGGTGCACCAGTTCCTGCAGGACTGTGAGGAACTCAATGACTGGGTGCAGGAGAAACACATCATTGCGCAGGACGAGAGCTACCGCTCAGCCAAGACTGTTCACAGCAAGTGGACTCGTCATCAGGCATTTGAAGCAGAGATTGCAAGCAACAAAGACAGGCTTGTCAGAGTGCAGCAGGCCGGAGAAGAATTGGTCAAGGAGAAACCAGAAATGGCTGAGATGATTGGACCAAAGATTTCAGAGCTAAATCAACACTTCGAAGACCTCGAAAGCACGACAAAGGAGAAGGGCGAACGACTCTTCGATGCCAACAGGCAAGTTCTGTACGAACAAACATGCGATGATATCGACACCTGGATGAGTGACCTCGAGAAACAGATTGAGGGTGGAGACACAGGCATGGACTTGACCTCTGTAAATATTTTGATGCAGAAGCAACATTTGATTGAAACACAAATGGCAGTCAAGGCCAAACAGGTAGAACAGCTCGAGAGTCAGGCAGATTACCTGCAGCGTATGGATCCAGAAAAGACAGATAAGGTCAAGTCAATGAAGGCCAAGGTGGAAGCCAAGTTCGAGTCCCTGAAGGCACCTCTTCTTGACCGAAATGAAGCcctgaataagaagaaagaggctTTCCAGTTCAGGCGAGATGTGGAGGATGAGAAGCTCTGGATCCAGGAGAAGATGCCTCAAGCCACCAGCTCTGAGTACGGCAACTCCCTCTTCACCGTCCACATGCTGAAGAAGAAGCTGCAGAGTCTGAGCACAGAGATTGACAACCATGAGCCCAGGATCAACCTTGTGTGCGAGAATGGACGCAAGCTTATCGAGGCTGGACACACAGACGCCGATGAATTCCACAAGCTGCTGGAGGAGCTGCTGGATGACTGGGCGAAGCTGAAGGACGCCATGGAATTCCGACGATCCAAACTCATGGTGTCTGAGAAGGCCCAGCAGTACCTCTTTGACGCCAGCGAGGCCGAGGTCTGGATGAGTGAGCAGGAGCTGTACATGATGGTGGAGGACAGAGGCAAGGATGAACTTTCTGCCCAGAACCTGATGAAGAAGCACCAGAGCCTCGAGAGTGATGTCACTGACTATGCTGAGACCATCCGACAGCTGGGCGAGACAGCCAGACACCTCATCAGTGAAGAGCACCCTGACAG TGAACAGATCAGCAAAAGACAGTCCCAGATTGACAAGCTGTACGCTGGCCTGCGGGATCTTGCCGTGGAGCGACGCAGCAAACTGGACGAGGCACTGAAGCTCTTCATGCTGAACCGAGAAGTGGACGACCTGGAACAATGGATTGCCGAGAGGGAGGTCGTGGCTGGGTCTCATGAACTTGGCCAGGACTACGACCACGTTACG ATGCTTCGAGACAGATTTAAGGACTTTGCCAGAGACACAGAGACCATTGGCAATGAGCGGGTTGCAGCTGTTAACGAGATTGCTGACCAGCTCATCTCTGCTGGCCACTCTGATGCGGCCACCATCGCTGAGTGGAAGGATGGCCTCAACGAGTCATGGGCTGACTTGCTGGAGCTCATTGAGACGCGCACACAGATGCTTGCTGCCTCATGGGAGCTGCACAAGTTCTTCCATGACTGCAAGGATGTGTTGAGTCGCATTCTTGAGAAGCAGAACAGCATTTCAGACGAGCTTGGCCGTGATGCTGGCTCAGTGTCGGCCCTGCAGAGGAAACACCAGAACTTTGTCCAAGATTTGGTTATGCTTCAGCAGCAG GTGCAACAAATTCAGGATGATTCTTCTAAACTGCAAGCTGCATATGCGGGTGACAAAGCTCGAGAAATCACAAACCGAGAGGCAGAAGTTGTGTCTGCCTGGCTGAACTTGCAGGGCATGTGTGAGGATCGCAGAGTTAAGCTCAGTGACACAGGTGATCTGTTCAAGTTCTTCAACATGGTGCGCACACTCATACTGTGGATGGATGATGTTATCAGACAGATGAACACTACCGAAAAACCAAG GGATGTGAGTGGTGTAGAATTGCTGATGAACAACCACCAGAGTCTGAAGGCAGAAGTGGACGCCCGGGAGGACAacttcaatgtgtgtgtgtctcttggGAAGGAGCTGCTTGCCCGCAACCATTACGCCACGCCGGAGATCAAGGAGAAGCTCATGTCCCTCAGCAACCAGCGCATCAACATGCTGCAGCGCTGGGAGGAGCGATGGGAGCACTTACAGCTCA TTTTGGAGGTGTACCAGTTTGCTCGTGACGCTTCAGTGGCAGAGTGTTGGCTCATGGCACAGGAACCTTATCTTGTATCAGCTGAATTTGGT AGATCAATTGATGAGGTTGAGAACCTGATCAAAAAGCATGAGGCATTTGAGAAAGCTTGTTCGGCCCAGGAGGAACGGTTTGCTGCCCTGGAGCGGCTGACCACG TTTGAGTTGAAAGaactaaagagaaaacaagaagaggaggaggaagaacggcAGCGACAAGAGGAGCTAGCAAGACAGGCAGCTGCTCCCCCACCACAGTCCCCCGACCAACCCACGGACGG AGTCGATGGTTCAGGAGAAGATTCCCACTTGAATGGAGAGGAGCATGATGAATCACGAGAAG CCCCCAAACACCCACCCTCAGTGGCCCCCTCAGCGACCGCTACCTCGGCAGTGGCCCCCTCGGCCCCTGCGCCGGCCAAGGAAG AGAGACCAAGCCCAACCGGTGACGAGGACCAGCTGGAAGGTAGTCTGGTGCGCAAACATGAGTGGGAGTCGACCACAAAGAAAGCGTCCAACAG GTCGTGGGACAAGCTGTTCCTGGTTCTGCGAGGCAACACACTCTTCTTCTACAAGGACCGTAAGAGTTACCAGGCCGCCCCAGAGGTCTACTTCAGGGCTGAGATTCCCTGCGACCTCTCTGGGGGACAGGCCTCCGTGGCTGATGACTACACCAAGAAAAAGCATGTGCTGCGCCTGAG ATTGGTTAGTGGCTCTGAGTATTTGTTCCAAGCCAAAGATGAAGAGGAGCTGAACACATGGGTGGCTGCCCTTCAGGTGGCCACATCCGCTGAGGGTTCTGCTGGCCCATCCCGCTCCCAGACACTGCCGGCCGGCTCCGAGAAGAAGGACGAACCCAAGCGACGTAGTTTCTTCACCCTCAAGAAGAAATAA